From Vitis vinifera cultivar Pinot Noir 40024 chromosome 3, ASM3070453v1, the proteins below share one genomic window:
- the LOC100245206 gene encoding proline-rich protein 4: protein MQVLPISRGALLCFWVSLLFSASFCHGSVQKVEVVGIGECADCKQRNIKTSQAFSGLRVTIDCKLANGEFKTRAVGELDEEGKFKVSLPEEIVKDGELKEECFAQLHSASATPCPAHNGLESSKLILKTKVDGKHTFGPAGKLKFSPATCTSAFLWPYYKHPQLPKVSWPKLPPYSKSHPWYKPMPKIYLPPIKFPPLPPKVYPPFTFPPLPPKVFPPPVPIYKKPLPPPVPVYKKPLPPPVPVYKKPLPPPVPVYKKPLPPPVPIYKKPLPPPVPIYKKPLPPPVPIYKKPLPPPVPIYKKPLPPPVPIYKKPLPPPVPVYKKPLPPPVPVYKKPLPPPVPVYKKPLPPPVPIYKKPLPPPVPIYKKPLPPPVPVYKKPLPPPVPVYKKPLPPPVPVYKKPLPPPVPVYKKPCPPEIPKILPPPIPIYKKPLPPFVPIYKPIPPISKPLPPFPPIYKKPWPPIPQVPLPKFPPVHKFPPKYFHHPKFGFGSPVPPYSSHP, encoded by the exons ATGCAGGTTCTCCCCATTTCTCGAGGGGCACTTCTGTGCTTCTGGGTGTCCTTGCTATTTTCTGCAAGCTTCTGCCATGGAAGTGTTCAGAAAGTTGAGGTAGTTGGAATTGGAGAATGTGCAGACTGTAAGCAGAGGAATATTAAGACTAGCCAAGCCTTTTCAG GTCTTCGTGTTACAATTGACTGCAAGCTAGCAAATGGAGAGTTCAAAACAAGGGCAGTTGGGGAGCTTGATGAAGAAGGAAAATTCAAGGTCTCCCTCCCTGAGGAGATTGTAAAAGATGGAGAGTTAAAAGAGGAATGCTTTGCACAGCTTCACAGCGCATCAGCTACACCATGCCCTGCCCACAATGGCCTAGAGAGCTCCAAGCTGATCTTGAAGACTAAAGTTGATGGCAAGCATACATTTGGCCCTGCTGGAAAACTGAAGTTCTCACCAGCTACCTGCACTTCAGCCTTCTTATGGCCTTACTACAAGCACCCGCAGCTTCCCAAAGTCTCATGGCCCAAATTGCCACCCTATTCCAAATCTCATCCATGGTATAAGCCCATGCCCAAGATCTACCTTCCACCTATCAAATTTCCTCCACTCCCGCCAAAGGTCTATCCTCCTTTCACATTTCCTCCACTCCCTCCAAAAGTCTTCCCTCCACCAGTGCCAATCTATAAGAAACCGCTACCACCCCCTGTGCCAGTGTACAAGAAGCCATTACCACCCCCAGTACCAGTATACAAGAAGCCGTTACCACCCCCCGTACCAGTATACAAGAAGCCGCTTCCACCCCCAGTGCCAATATACAAGAAGCCGCTTCCACCCCCAGTGCCAATATACAAGAAGCCGCTCCCACCCCCAGTGCCAATATACAAGAAGCCGCTCCCACCCCCAGTGCCAATATACAAGAAGCCGCTCCCACCCCCAGTGCCAATATACAAGAAGCCGCTCCCACCCCCAGTGCCAGTATACAAGAAGCCGCTCCCACCCCCAGTGCCAGTATACAAGAAGCCGCTCCCACCCCCAGTGCCAGTATACAAGAAGCCGCTCCCACCCCCAGTGCCAATATACAAGAAGCCACTACCACCCCCAGTGCCAATATACAAGAAGCCACTACCACCCCCAGTGCCAGTGTACAAGAAGCCGCTTCCCCCACCTGTTCCAGTTTATAAGAAGCCACTTCCTCCACCTGTTCCAGTTTATAAGAAGCCACTTCCTCCGCCAGTCCCAGTATATAAGAAGCCGTGTCCTCCAGAAATTCCTAAGATCCTTCCACCACCAATACCAATATACAAAAAGCCGCTTCCACCTTTTGTTCCAATCTACAAGCCAATTCCACCTATCTCCAAACCTCTTCCTCCATTTCCTCCAATTTATAAGAAGCCATGGCCACCCATTCCTCAAGTCCCTCTTCCTAAATTTCCTCCTGTCCACAAGTTTCCTCCAAAGTACTTCCACCACCCCAAGTTTGGATTTGGTTCTCCTGTACCACCTTATTCTTCTCATCCATAG